The Oncorhynchus masou masou isolate Uvic2021 chromosome 13, UVic_Omas_1.1, whole genome shotgun sequence genomic interval gagggagaggttgagggagaggtagaggtagagggagaggttgaggtagaggtagagggagaggtagaggtagagggagagggagaggttgagggagaggtagaggtagagggagagggagaggtagaagtagagggagagggagaggtagaaggagaggtagaggtagaggtagagggagaggtagaggtagaaggagaggtagagggagaggtagaggtagaaggagaggtagagggagaggtagaagtagagggagaggtagagggagaggtagaaggagaggtagagggagaggtagagggagaggtagaggtagaaggagaggtagagggagaggtagagggagaggtagagggagaggtagaggtagaagtagaggtagaaggtgaggtagaggtagaaggagaggtagagggagaggtagagggagaggtagagggagaggtagaggtagaaggagaggtagagggagaggtagaggtagagggagaggtagagggagaggtagaggtagaagtagaggtagaaggtgaggtagagggagaggtagagggagaggtagaggtagaaggagaggtagaggtagaaggagaggtagaggtagaagtagagggagaggtagagggagaggtagaagtagagggagaggtagaggttgagggagaggtagaggttgagggagaggagagggagagg includes:
- the LOC135551581 gene encoding serine-rich adhesin for platelets-like, with the protein product STSPSTSPSTSTSPSPSTSTSTSPSTSTSPSTSTSPSTSPSTSTSTSPSTSPSTSTSPSPSTSPSTSTSPSTSTSPSPSTSTSPSTSPSTSPSPSTSPSTSTSTSPSTSTSPSTSTSPSTSPSTSPSTSTSTSTSPSTSPSTSTSPSTSPSTSTSPSTSPSTSPSTSPSTSTSPSTSTSTSTSPSTSPSTSPSTSPSTS